Genomic DNA from Candidatus Thermoplasmatota archaeon:
AGGAGTCGGCAATGAAATTCGAGCGCGAGTATGTCCTGATCAGGAACAAGCTCAAGGAGAAGGCCAAGGTCGAGAAGAAGGCAGCCGCGCAGGCTCCCGCGAAGCTGAGGGCGGAGGCCGCCCCGGCGGCTCCCGCTGCCCCCGCAAAGGAGAAGTCAGAGAAGGCACCGGAGAAGCCCGCGGAGAAGAAGGCGTGATTCTGAGGTGAAGACACATGGCTGACAAGGAGAAGGCACCAAAGGTCAAGACCCCGAGGATAGCCAAGAAGGACTACTTCAAGCTCGAAGCCGGGAAGCTCGTCAGGACCAGGAAGCACTGTCCAAAGTGCGGGCCGGGCGTGTTCATGGCCGAGCACCCCAACAGGGTTTCGTGCGGCAGGTGCGGGTACACCGAGTTCAAGAAGAAGTAGCCGAATCATCCTGGCGCGATTCTGTGGCATGCCACCAGGTGCCCATTCCCTATGTCCACTAGCGGAGGTTCCTTCTCGCGGCAAAGCTTCTCAACGTACTGACATCTGGGGTTGAACCTGCACCCCCTCGGCGGATTGATCGGGCTCGGCACCTCGCCCTCGATGCCCTTCCGGTCCTTCCTCAGCTTGGGGTCCGGGATGGGGATGGACGCAATGAGC
This window encodes:
- a CDS encoding 30S ribosomal protein S27ae, with the translated sequence MADKEKAPKVKTPRIAKKDYFKLEAGKLVRTRKHCPKCGPGVFMAEHPNRVSCGRCGYTEFKKK
- a CDS encoding ABC transporter ATP-binding protein; this translates as TSALDVSVQAQVLNLLKKLQGKFGLTYLFISHDLSVVAHMSDRIAVMYLGMVIELAPTNEFLNNAQHPYTQALIASIPIPDPKLRKDRKGIEGEVPSPINPPRGCRFNPRCQYVEKLCREKEPPLVDIGNGHLVACHRIAPG